CAATGATCCAAAACAAAATGCAGCTGCGATCGGAATGCTGATATATTTCGCATATTTCGTACTCAGAGGCTCTTTAGAAGACCCGGAACAAAAAGCCAAGATTGGGGCAGTATACAACATATTCGCATTTAGCATTCTTATACCCTTGCTTTTTGTCTTGCCTCGATTGACAGATTCTCTTCATCCTGGAAATGGAGGAAACCCTGGGTTCAATGCTTATGATCTTGACAGCAAATTAAGAATGGTTTTTTACCCGTCAGTGATCGCGTGGACTTTACTTGGTGTCTGGATGGCATCACTTAAAGCTCGAATTTCTATTATGAATGAAAAAGTTGAGGATTTGACTATAGAATAAGCTCTATTATGAAAAAATATTTAATGATTATCGCATTCGCGTTAACTTTTGTCACTGGTTTTGCCCAAGAAAAAAAGCAGATCAATGAAGAGGATTATACCAACCAACAAGTTGAAATGGCCGATTCATTTAGAGACGAAGGTAAAATCTATGTCGTTATCGCTATTATTTTAGTAATTCTATCTGTGCTTGTAGGCTACATGATCAAAGTCGACAATAAGGTCAGCAAGCTGGAAAAAGAAATCGACGAGATCGAAGACAAGAAACAATTAGCTTGAAAATACTAACCCAATAATCCACAATGAAAAAGATACATATATTCGGAATCGTGGTCATCGCCATTGCGATATCCTTGATTGTCAGCACACTTGGAAACACTAGTTCATATGTGAATTTTCAAAGAGCAAAGGAAGTTGCAGAAGCAGGAAACAACAAAGAAATGCATGTAGTTGGCCAGCTCAAGAAAAATGCTTCTGGAGAAGTAGTCGGCATTAAAGTTAATCCTGACAAAGTATCTTTTTCTTTCATCATGGTGGACAATGACGGTGAAGAGCAAAAAGTTTATTATAACGAACCTATGCCTACTGATTTTTACAGGACTGAGCAAGTAGTTGTCATAGGAGGATTCAAAGGGGAGACCTTTTTGGCAAACAAAATCCTCATGAAATGTCCTTCAAAATATCAAGAAACAACTGTTTGACAAGAATTAAATAGATAGCCGAAGTGGAAGAAACGTTGCATACAGGGATTGGGGCAGTTGGCCACCTTTCCGTAATCATCGCTTTTGTTACAGCCCTTTTATCTACTTTTTCCTATTATAAAGCTACTGTCGGAAGCTCTTTGGAAAAAAAGAATGAATGGCTGACAAACGCTCGCGTGTTTTTTTACACGCATATAGTATCAGTGATGACAATTGTCGTCGCCCTATTTTCAATAATTTACAATCATTATTTCGAATACCATTACGCTTACAGCCACTCTTCAAGAAATCTTCCTACGCATTACATGATTTCATGTTTCTGGGAAGGTCAAGAAGGCAGCTTTATTCTTTGGCTATTTTGGAATGCTTGGCTTGGATTAGCATTGATCTTCACCAATAAAAAGTGGGAAGCTCCTGTAATGACAGTATTTGGCGCTGTGCAAGCTTTTATAGCATCAATGATTCTCGGAGTGATGATTTTCGACTTAAAGATTGGTAGTTCGCCATTTATACTTTTGAGAGATGCGATGGTCGCTCCAATTTTCGAAACCGACCCTAACTTCGTACCAGAAGACGGAACTGGACTAAACCCTCTTTTGCAAAATATTTGGATGGTGATACACCCTCCGACATTATTCTTAGGTTATGCCGCTGGCTTGATTCCATTTGCATATTGCATTGCTGGCCTGTGGCAAAATAAATTCAAAGAATGGATTCGTCCTGCTTTGCCTTGGATGATTTTTGCCACAGCCATTCTTGGTTTAGGTATAATCATGGGAGCTTACTGGGCTTATGAAACATTGAATTTTGGAGGTTACTGGAACTGGGACCCTGTTGAAAATGCTGTCTATATACCATGGCTAATCATGGTTGGAGCTATTCATACCATGATTGTATTCAAGAAAAGCGAAACGGCACTTAAGACATCAATAATTTTGGTTCTTTCAAGCTTTATCCTGATTTTATATAGTACTTTCCTTACCCGAAGTGGTGTCCTTGGCAACGCCTCAGTGCACTCGTTTACTGACTTGGGACTATCTGGCCAGTTGCTTCTTTACATGATGTTCTTCGTTATAGTATCTGTTGCTCTTTGTATAGTCAAATGGAAAAAGATACCAACTTCAGATTACGAGGTTTCTAATTATTCTAGAGAGTTTTGGATATTCATAGGTGTCACGACTTTATCCCTAATGAGTTTTCAAGTCTTGATTCCTACTTCTATTCCTGTTTGGAATGCCTTCTTAGGCTTTTTTGGAATTGAATCGAACTTAGCAGCACCAGCGGATCAAATTGGATTCTACACAAAATACCAACTATGGTTCTCTATCGCTGTAGCAATTCTATCTGGAACAGGTCAGTTTTTCTATTGGAAAAAAATGACAAAAGATCAGCTGGTTAAGGATTTGGCTATTCCAATTGTTATCAGCCTTTTGATCTCTGCCATCATCATCGTTTCAACAGTGATGAATAATATGAGTTACATTCTTTTGGTGACTGCATCTGTTTACTCTATTGTATCTAACTCAAAAGTTCTATTCTCCATTTTAAAGAACTCATCTATAAAATTATCTGGAGGATCAATTTCTCATATAGGAATCGCTATGATGCTTATCGGAATATTGTTCTCATCTGGTTACTCGGAGGTTATATCACTTAACAATACAGGCATGTTGATCTTCGATGATGCTCCTGACGATACAATGAATAAAGAAAATGTACTTCTTTGGATCAACAAGCCAAGAAAAATGGGCGAATACACGCTAAGATATCGTGGGACATTCGCAGAAATCGAAGGAGCTCCAGGCTATGTGCTTAAGAGCGACTTGGACCTAACTGATGATCCATTCAAAGTTATCGCTAAAAAAGACATTAAGTTCAACAAAAAAACTTACTTCAAAAAAGGCGACACTTTAAGAACGCATCCGGAAAACACATACTATCAAGTTGAGTATGAAGGAGAAGATGGCGAGCAATTCAAACTTTATCCTAGAGCTCAGATCAATCCATCAATGGGATTATTAGCATCTCCTGACATTAAAACTTATGCGACTAAGGATATCTATACACACGTATCAAGTGTAACGGATCCAAACCAAGAAAAAGAATGGTCGGATGAAAAAGAAATCGAAAGCAAGATCAAAGATCGCTTCTTTCTTAATGACTTCGTGACAGTTTTTGATGAAATGGAAAGACTCCAATTCGTCGATGGAGTTCCTCTATCGCAAGAAGATGTGGCAGTCAAAGCAAAATTAAGAATTTTCGATAATGATAGAGTGTACAGAGCCGAGCCTATATTTATCATCAAAGACAGACAAATTGGCAAAGTGCCTGCCTATATCGATGATCTTGGGGTACGCATTACTCTTAATAAAATTAATCCTGAATCAGGCATTATGACATTTGGTCTTAAAACAACAATGAAAGATTATATTGTGATGAAGGCCATGTCAAAACCTTTAATCAATGTGCTATGGATTGGGACATTGGTGCTCATGCTAGGGTTTATAATCGCTATGTACAGAAGGTTTCAAGAATATAATAAACTAGAAAAGTCTTAAACATATAGTAAGCCTCGCAATGTTGCGAGGCTTTTTTATTCTTTCACATTCAACACCTTTTTTTCCTTTGTAGCCATATTATATGTTACGATTTCATGATCATTCGTATTACTGATCCAAATCAAATTATCAGACACAAAAACTAAATCGTTTGGTTCATTAAGTCCTCCAACAACTGTAGATACTTCTTTAGTCTTCAAGTCTAGCTTTTTAATTTTACCATTGTATGTATCAGCAATATACAAATCACCATTATGAGCTTTGATGCTAGTAACATGTTGCAGTAATGCTTGCCTGAACGGTCCGTCCCTATCTCCAAACACGAATAAGCCCATACCTATTAATGTCGTCACCTCTTTCTTATCAAGATCAATCTTGCGTATAGCACTAGCTTCAGTGTCTGCTATATATAAATCATTTCCAATTCCTGCAATACCGCTAGGCTGAGCAAATCCTGCAATCTTTAAAGTTCCATTTTCCAGCTCTTCGGCACCTGAGCCTGCAAAGCGATACATTTCTCCATTTTTCAAATCAAACCTAAGAATTTGATGGTTTCCTGCATTTGCTACATAAATATTATCTCCCTTGTGAAAAAGCCCCCAAGGACTATTTGGCAAAACGTTCACTCCCCAATCGCTATTCCCAAAATAATATCCTAATCTTCCATCTCCAGACACAGTTTTCACCACTTTATTCACCAAATCCACTTCTCTCAATGAATTATCTTTCGTATCCGCCACATAAAGCTTGTTTCCTATCAATGACAAGCCCTGAGGTTCATTGAAAGAAGCAGAATGAAAGCTTCCATCTGTCAATTTTTCTTGCTCTGAGCCGATCTTCTCTTTAATATTCCCTTCTTGGTCAATTAACAATATTCTATTATGCCCGCTATCAGAAATAAAAACATCTCCATCCGCTGACTTGATCATTTTTGACGGAAACCTTAATATAGTCTTAGGCGCTTTCTTAAGATCAAATGCAATGGGCTTAGTATCTATAATGGACTTATCTTCTTTTGCCAACTTCTGAATATATGGCTCCATTACTTTATAAACACCCTCTCCGGAATATTTCCCAACAACCTCTCCTTTAGGATTTATTAACACAACAGTCGGCCATGCATTTACATGATATTCTTTCCAAACTTTAAATCCCGCATCATTAACTACTGGGTGATGAATCCCAAATTTCTCAATAGCGCTTAATATCTTCGCGTTTTCTTTTTCGGTCGAGAACTTGCCTGAATGCACTCCTATAATCACTAATTCATTCGGAAATTTCTTTTCAAGCTTATCCAAATCAGGGATAATATGTTGGCAATTGATACAGCCATAGGTCCAGAAATCCAATAAGACTATTTTCCCTTTAAAATCGCTTAGCTTCCAATTCTTTGAAGTGTTTACCCACCCGGACTCAGTCTGAATACTTGGAGCCAACTTGCCACTATCAACTTGAGCTTCGGCACTTCCTTTTGATTTATCTTGAGTACAAGATGTAAAGAATAATGTCAAAGCACAGCAAATTAAAAACAGGGAAACTTTTCTCATAACCTCTTAATTTAGCGTTATCTCATTCTCCATTAAGTTGTCAAATGCTACAAATGTTTTTCAAGAGCACTAAAAACTACTTGATCTCATAGCAAAACAATATCATCTACATCTGATTAAGACTTTGAGAAGGATATTCAAGACCGTTTATTTTTTTCAAATCTCCTAATTTAGTACATTTGGACTATTCTGTAATATGCTTCATTTACATTAAAATATTAGCCAATAGGCCTTCAGGCCTAAGATCTTTATCTTATGAAAGACAAAGTAGAAGAACTCAAAAAGGAAATATTAGAATATACAGCACATACTCAAGAAGATTTAGAGAATTTCCGCCAAAAATTCATCAGTAGAAAAGGTGTAATCACCGACTTGATGAAAGGCATGAAAGATATCGCTCCTGAAATCCGAAAAGATGTAGGTATACTCTTCAATGATGTCAAAAACACAGCTCAAGAGCGTTTTCAAGAGTTGATTGACAAAATAGACGAGCAGTCAAACGGATCTGAGCAAAATAGCGAAATTGACTTTTCCTTGCCTCCAATTCCTGACACTCTTGGTTCAGAGCACCCTTTGAACACAGTAAAGTCAAGAATCATAGAGATCTTCGAAAGAATTGGTTTCAACTTGTCAGAGGGGCCTGAAGTAGAAGACGATTGGCATAATTTCACAGCGCTTAATTTCCCTCCTAACCACCCGGCTAGAGAAATGCAAGATACTTTCTTCATTGAAAAAGATCCTGACATAGCGCTAAGAACCCATACTTCTTCTGTTCAAGTGAGAATTATGGAAAACCAAAAACCGCCTATCAGAACTCTTTCTCCAGGCAAAGTATACAGAAACGAAGCGATTTCAGCTAGAGCTCACTGTATGTTTCACCAAGTAGAAGGACTTTACATTGATAAGAATGTAAGCTTCGCAGACCTTAAGCAAACGCTATTGCATTTCGTAAGAGAGTTCTTTGGCAAAGACACGAAAATCAGATTAAGACCATCTTATTTTCCATTTACCGAGCCAAGCGCAGAAGTTGACATCAGTTGCAATATATGTGGTGGCAAGGGATGTAATATCTGCAAATACACTGGCTATGTAGAAATAGGCGGATGCGGAATGGTAGACCCTAATGTTCTTAAAAGCGCTGGCATTGATCCTGAAGAGTACACTGGGTTTGCATTTGGTATGGGAATAGAAAGAATGGCGATGCTTAAATACCAAATCAATGACTTAAGACTGTTTACGGAAAACGATATTCGATTCTTAAAACAGTTTTCCGGCATATCCTAAAATACCGTAAACTAAAAATATTTTAAAGAGAGCTACATATTGGCTCTCTTTTTTATTTGATAAATATTTTTTTACTTATATTTTATCACTACAAAGCTCCTTTTTGGCAATTTTTAACTGATTCAATCGTTAATTATAATAAAATATAGGATGAGGACACTTTTATCAATATTTACACTTTTTTTCACACTTCAATCATGCACGATTAATGATGAGGATTTTGTTCCTTATGTTGAAGTAGATGGTGAAATTACATTAACAGATATTAATCACAATTCACTGCATAATAAAGGCTTCACTGAAATCACCCACTTCAACGATGGTAGGCCTGCAGGAGTTCGCGGCATTATTATTTATAAAGTCAATGCAAGCACTTATCGAGCATTTGAAAAAAACTGTTCCTACCTACCTCAAGATCCTACCTCAACAGCCAGTGTTGATGAATCTATATTTAAAATAAAATGCCAAAATGAAAGCTGCTTATCAACTTTTGATATGAGCACTGGTCAACTGTTCACAGGACCTGCTTCAAAAGGATTGTACGCTTATACGACAAGCATTATCAACGGAGGAAGAACGCTTATTATCAGAGGCCAACCTCTTCAATAATATCATGACATTCTTAACACCTCTTTGAGAATGTCATTGTCATTTATTGAACTGCCCAAATCATTCGTCATACCCTCAAACATCAAATGATACTGTTTGACAATTTGGGGAATGTACATTTCCCTCCCTTCGATAAAGTGTTTGCCATGTCTTTCACAATACTCTTTCAAGTAATTATGCTTGTTATCTTTTTCAGGCATATTATGACAAAACACCATTTTGCAACTCTTCAATAAAGTATCCAAGCCTAAAGCTATTTTCAAAAAATCTTTCTCTGAAGACACAGGAGTTGCATCAACCAACAAGTCAAAACCTTCATCAACATCAAAACCATCCACTATCCCAAGCTCAGTTTTTTTTGCCTGAACATTTTCTATATTTCGTCCAGTAATCACAACATCAATACCCAAGTGTTTCAATACATGATAAGCGACTCCAGAAACTCCTCCATTTCCATATACAACAGCTTTCTTAACTCGAATTTCAGATTTATCTATATGCTCTTCCAAAGCAACCTTCAATCCGTAATAATCAGTATTGTATCCCTTTAATTTTCCATTATCGTTAATAACTGTATTTACTGCTTTAGTCTTTTTAGCTAATGGTTCCACCCAATCAAGCTCATTGATTATTTTCGTCTTCAAGCCATTCTTTCCTGTCACCGCACCAGCTTTGCATATAGGCGACCTCAATAAGCCTGCATAAGTTGGCGCGTCTATAAAATCAGGAAAAGTAAAATAAGCTAGATTCAACTTCAACTCATTCAAGGTATTGTTTTTTGCTTCAATTGAAGAAGCGCTTCCCGAAGTTGAAAAAATGAACTTCGTATTCGGGTTTACACTTAATTTATGTTTTATGTTCATGTTATCTATTTTCGAGAATTAAGAACTTGATGTTTCGGAAAAAAGAAAATATGCTTTCAATCACAAGGATTATTACATGTTTTAGTTAATTATCACCATAACACCCGCTTTTTCAGCATTATACTTTACTCTATAAATTTTGAAATGGAATAGACTTATGATATCTTTGCCCTTGATTAATTAGGAAAACATTTGAGAAAAAAGAAGGACATATCGCTTTTCAGTAAAATAGGAGCTCTGAGTTTCTTGTTGATACTGATATTGGGGCAAATTGCCACGGGTATGAGTCTTTCATCTTACGGTTTCCATTTTTCTGAGAATCGTACTTCCTTTGATAGCGAAGCGGAAAATAAAGCCGATCAAGAAGACAATGCCACTGATAAAAAGCTGGTAATATCTCAGGCTTTTTTCTCGGTGCAACCACAACAAAACCTTGAAGCCAACTGGCTTCCCAATCATTTCTTCAACAAATCCATTGAATTGGAATTTGTGCATATTTTTTTCAAGAAGCAATTGCTTCTGCCATTGCAAATAAGCAGAACTTATCTGACAGCGTTGTTAGAGCATCAAATTGCAGCCAATGCCCCTTGATTTGTAATCTTTTCTTCAGCTCGCACCATGCTTTTGACAAGCTCATAAGCGAGCAAAACTATATTTTATTCGGAAATATTATTACTAACCTAAATTTTTATTAACAATGCGTAACAAAGGTGCGATTGTAGCTCTTACAGTCATCATCACTGCGCTTTGCCTGTACTATTTGTCATTCACATGGGTGTCAAACAATGTGCAACAGCAAGCAACAACTTATGCGACTGAGCAAAGCGGCACAGTCAATTTCGCCAAGAAACAGCAGTTCTTGGACTCAGTATGGAACGAACCGGTAATGTTCGGCTTCACTTTGAAAGAAATCAAAGAAACAGAATTAAGTCTTGGTCTTGACCTTCAAGGCGGTATGCACGTGACTTTGGAAGTTTCTCCATCAGCCATCATTGAAGGCTTAAGCGGAAACAACCAAGATCCAAAATTCAAGAAAGCTATCGCAGAAGCGAAAGAAATGCAAAAGAATAGCCAGAAGCCATTCATCGACCTTTTCTATTCTGCTTGGGAAGATGTAGCTCCGGGTGAAAAGCTTAGCTCTATCTTCGCTACTTCTTCTAACAAAGGAAAAGTATCTTTCAACTCTTCTGACGCAGAAGTACTGAAATTCATCAACACTGAAATCGACGATTCGATCGAGAGAGCTTTCAATATCTTGAGAACTCGTATTGATAGATTCGGTACTACTCAACCAAACATTCAAAGACTCCAAGGAACAGGTAGAATTCAAATCGAGCTTCCTGGCGTTGACAACCCTGAGCGTGTTAGAAAACTATTGCAAGGTGTTGCAAAGCTTGAGTTCTGGGAAGTTTATGAGCCTCAAGAGTATTTCCCTTCTCTACAAGCGGTTAATGAAAAGCTTGTAAGCGAATTGGAAATGGAAGCGATCAAAGCTGAAGAAACAGGCAGCGAAACATCTGGCACAGTTACTTCAAATGCCAATGACTTGGCTGCATTGACTGGAGGAGACAGCACTGCTGTAGATACTACTGCAACTGCTACGGAAGCTGATTCAGCGCTAAACGCTCAAGTTTCTCCAATTTTCGCTTTATTGAAATCACCTTACGGACTTGCTTACGATGTTAAGGATACTAGTAAAATCAATAGAATTCTTAACCGTAGCGATATCAAAACGCTTTTGCCTAAAAACCTTAAATTCCTTTGGGAAGTTAAGCCTTCAACTTTGGACAATGGCGATGAAATCCTTAACCTTTACGCTATCAAAGTTGGTAGAAATGGCAAAGCTCCTCTTGGCGGTGATGTAATCACAAGAGCTAATAATGACTTTGACCAAACTGGAGCTCCTGCAGTAAGCATGCAAATGAACGCTGTTGGCGCTAAAAAGTGGAGAAAAATCACTGGAGAAAACATCAACAGAAGAATCGCTATCGTTCTTGATGACTATGTGTACTCCGCGCCAGTTGTAAACGGAGAAATCCCTAACGGTTCTTCTCAAATATCAGGTAACTTCACTATCGAAGAAGCAAAAGACCTTGCCAACATCTTGAAGTCAGGTTCTCTTCCTGCTCCTACTAGAATTGTTGAAGAAGCTATCATAGGCCCAACTTTAGGTAAAGAAGCTCAGCAACAAGGTATCATCTCTGTATTCCTAGGTCTAGGATTGGTAGTTGTATTCATGCTTGCTTACTATGCTAAAGGCGGTCTAGTTGCAAACATCGCTTTGGTATTCAACATCTTCTTTATCTTAGGTATTCTTGCCCAGTTGAACGCTGCACTTACCTTGCCGGGTATCGCGGGTATCGTACTTACCATCGGTATGTCTATTGACGCCAATGTGCTTATCTTTGAGCGTATCAGGGAAGAACTTCGAAATGGCGCAGGGCTTAAGAAAGCAATTGAAGCTGGTTATGACAAAGCATTTAGCTCTATCATTGATGCCAATGTGACTACATTCCTAGTAGGTGCTATTCTTTACACACTTGGACAAGGACCTGTAAAAGGTTTTGCAATCACTTTGATGATTGGTATCGCTTCATCTTTCTTCTCTGCTGTATTCATCACTAGAGTGATCGTAGACGCTATGACTAAGAAAGGCGATGCTAGCAAACTACCTGTTTCTATGCCTTGGTCTAAGAACTTCTTGGTAAATGCAAATATCAACTTCTTGGGTAGAAGAACTAAAGCTTATATCTTCTCTGCAGCTGTGATCATTATTGGTGGCGGATTAGTAGCTTATGAAGGTGGTTTGAATCTAGGCGTTGACTTCACTGGTGGTCGTTCATATGTAGTTAAATTCGACCAAGCTTACCCTGCTTCTGATTTGAAAATTGCTTTGACTAAAGAATTCAGCAAAGGAACGGAAGTTAAAACATTCGGTGCTAACAACGTACTTAAGATAACAACTAGTTACATGATCAACGACGAATCTGATTCTGCTGATGAAGCTGTAAAAGGAAAGTTGATCTTGGGTATCCAAAATGCAACTGGAGAGAAATTCCAAGCTGATGATACAAAGCTAGGCAAAGATCAATTCACAATCATCTCTTCTTCTAAAGTAGGAGCGACAATCGCCGATGATATTAAGAGCACTTCGCTTGAAGCTGGATTCTTCGCATTGATCGCGATCTTCTTGTATATCTTGCTAAGATTCCGCAAATGGCAATATTCTGCTGGAGCTATTGTAGCTTTGGCTCACGATATCTTGTTTGTAATCTCTGCTTTCGCTATCGCAAGACTTGCTGGGTTCGCTTTTGAAGTTGACCAAGTATTCGTTGCCGCGGTATTGACTATTGTTGGTTACTCGATCAATGATACTGTAGTTGTATTTGACAGAATCAGAGAGGAACTTAAAAACTCTAGCGCTACAGCGGACAAAGAAAGCGTATTCAACAAAGCGATCAACAATACAATCTCGCGTACGATCATCACTTCATTCACTACATTTATCGTAGTATTGGTGTTGTTCCTATTCGGAGGTGAAGTATTGAGAGGTTTCTCATTCGCTATGTTGATTGGTATTCTTGTAGGTACTTACTCATCTATTTTCATTGCAACGCCAGTTGTAATTGACTTAGATAAGAGAAATGAAAAAGCCAAGGCATAATTTAGCCAAAGCTTAAAACATACATTAAAGGATAGGCCGTCAGATTGACGGCCTATTTTTTTGACATATTCAGAAAAAATAATCCTTGATTCCAATATTTTTTAGCGATGATTTTTTATTTTCAAATCTTAATTTTATAAAATCGTATAAATTTTGATTAGTATAAATCAGGAAGCATAGCTTCCCATTGCGAAAAGTTTATTGATAATCATGAACTGCCAAATTGGCAATTTATAAAATAAGCTATAAGCAAATCTTTCGTCCTCTACATTCATAATTTAAACTACTGAACTATGGATTACGCCACTCTACAACATCACGTGCAATACGGAGAAGGACAACACACCGAATTCAAGCGAAAAGTCAATCATCCCGAAAAAATCATCAAAGAAATTGTAGCCTTTGCCAATAGCGGAGGAGGTCGATTATTTTTAGGCGTGGATGACAATGGAGACATCCATGGATTAAAATACGCTGACGGTGATATCTTCGAGCTCAACAAGTTCATACAAACCATGATCAAACCCGCTGTAAAGTACAAGCTTGAAAAAGTACATGTAGGCGCAGGCAAAGAAGTCGTGTGCTATGAAATAGAGCAAGGTCATCGAAAACCTTATATCGTCAGAGAAAAGCCTCTCTCAAAGATTGGAACAGCCTATATTCGCTCAGAAGACAAAAGCATACAAGCAAGCAAAGAAGTTCGTGAAATTCTCAGAAGACAAAGACGCGGACTCAACATTCAGTTTCATTTCGGAGAGACAGAAAAGCTCTTAATGGAATACTTGGAAGCTCATGGAAAAATCACGGTCTCTATTTTCAGAAAAATCGCCAAACTTTCAAAATACTTAGCCTCCAAGAAACTCATTCTGCTTACGCTTGCCAACGTCCTTGAAATCATTCCTTCTGACAGGGAGGACGAATTCGTCATGAGAGAAATGTTTGGGTATTAATGTGCACAAGTGTGTTGAATAAACAGAAGTTATTCACATCATAACTGTGGACAAGTTGATATTCAGTGGATAAAGGCCGTTCTTGAAGATTGAAATTTTAAAAATCATGAATACCAAGCCTATTACACAGTAGTTATCCACAAAAATGATGTGGATAAAATTTGCAGTTGTGGATAATTAAAATCAAGCTGCCAGATTACATTCATTTGTGAATTAGCTAAATTGCAGAAGGAATCTTTTTTAATGATATTTAACCAAACTACTTTTTTAAATGGATAAAAAGGGTAAAATATTAGTAACAGGTGGAGCCGGCTACATAGGATCGCACACTGCAGTTGAGTTGATAAATCAAGGA
The Aureibacter tunicatorum DNA segment above includes these coding regions:
- a CDS encoding cytochrome c maturation protein CcmE translates to MKKIHIFGIVVIAIAISLIVSTLGNTSSYVNFQRAKEVAEAGNNKEMHVVGQLKKNASGEVVGIKVNPDKVSFSFIMVDNDGEEQKVYYNEPMPTDFYRTEQVVVIGGFKGETFLANKILMKCPSKYQETTV
- a CDS encoding CcmD family protein; translated protein: MKKYLMIIAFALTFVTGFAQEKKQINEEDYTNQQVEMADSFRDEGKIYVVIAIILVILSVLVGYMIKVDNKVSKLEKEIDEIEDKKQLA
- the ccsA gene encoding cytochrome c biogenesis protein CcsA — its product is MEETLHTGIGAVGHLSVIIAFVTALLSTFSYYKATVGSSLEKKNEWLTNARVFFYTHIVSVMTIVVALFSIIYNHYFEYHYAYSHSSRNLPTHYMISCFWEGQEGSFILWLFWNAWLGLALIFTNKKWEAPVMTVFGAVQAFIASMILGVMIFDLKIGSSPFILLRDAMVAPIFETDPNFVPEDGTGLNPLLQNIWMVIHPPTLFLGYAAGLIPFAYCIAGLWQNKFKEWIRPALPWMIFATAILGLGIIMGAYWAYETLNFGGYWNWDPVENAVYIPWLIMVGAIHTMIVFKKSETALKTSIILVLSSFILILYSTFLTRSGVLGNASVHSFTDLGLSGQLLLYMMFFVIVSVALCIVKWKKIPTSDYEVSNYSREFWIFIGVTTLSLMSFQVLIPTSIPVWNAFLGFFGIESNLAAPADQIGFYTKYQLWFSIAVAILSGTGQFFYWKKMTKDQLVKDLAIPIVISLLISAIIIVSTVMNNMSYILLVTASVYSIVSNSKVLFSILKNSSIKLSGGSISHIGIAMMLIGILFSSGYSEVISLNNTGMLIFDDAPDDTMNKENVLLWINKPRKMGEYTLRYRGTFAEIEGAPGYVLKSDLDLTDDPFKVIAKKDIKFNKKTYFKKGDTLRTHPENTYYQVEYEGEDGEQFKLYPRAQINPSMGLLASPDIKTYATKDIYTHVSSVTDPNQEKEWSDEKEIESKIKDRFFLNDFVTVFDEMERLQFVDGVPLSQEDVAVKAKLRIFDNDRVYRAEPIFIIKDRQIGKVPAYIDDLGVRITLNKINPESGIMTFGLKTTMKDYIVMKAMSKPLINVLWIGTLVLMLGFIIAMYRRFQEYNKLEKS
- the pheS gene encoding phenylalanine--tRNA ligase subunit alpha, which encodes MKDKVEELKKEILEYTAHTQEDLENFRQKFISRKGVITDLMKGMKDIAPEIRKDVGILFNDVKNTAQERFQELIDKIDEQSNGSEQNSEIDFSLPPIPDTLGSEHPLNTVKSRIIEIFERIGFNLSEGPEVEDDWHNFTALNFPPNHPAREMQDTFFIEKDPDIALRTHTSSVQVRIMENQKPPIRTLSPGKVYRNEAISARAHCMFHQVEGLYIDKNVSFADLKQTLLHFVREFFGKDTKIRLRPSYFPFTEPSAEVDISCNICGGKGCNICKYTGYVEIGGCGMVDPNVLKSAGIDPEEYTGFAFGMGIERMAMLKYQINDLRLFTENDIRFLKQFSGIS
- the ccsA gene encoding cytochrome c biogenesis protein CcsA encodes the protein MKKNWWKILTIALLIYTLVGGMLLEVPRLFILHETIRALYYHVPMWFGMIILLLVSVVYAIRYLNNPQKKFDDYSNQFAQIGVLFGVLGILTGMVWANFTWGEPWSNDPKQNAAAIGMLIYFAYFVLRGSLEDPEQKAKIGAVYNIFAFSILIPLLFVLPRLTDSLHPGNGGNPGFNAYDLDSKLRMVFYPSVIAWTLLGVWMASLKARISIMNEKVEDLTIE
- a CDS encoding shikimate dehydrogenase, with amino-acid sequence MNIKHKLSVNPNTKFIFSTSGSASSIEAKNNTLNELKLNLAYFTFPDFIDAPTYAGLLRSPICKAGAVTGKNGLKTKIINELDWVEPLAKKTKAVNTVINDNGKLKGYNTDYYGLKVALEEHIDKSEIRVKKAVVYGNGGVSGVAYHVLKHLGIDVVITGRNIENVQAKKTELGIVDGFDVDEGFDLLVDATPVSSEKDFLKIALGLDTLLKSCKMVFCHNMPEKDNKHNYLKEYCERHGKHFIEGREMYIPQIVKQYHLMFEGMTNDLGSSINDNDILKEVLRMS
- a CDS encoding thioredoxin-like domain-containing protein, translating into MRKVSLFLICCALTLFFTSCTQDKSKGSAEAQVDSGKLAPSIQTESGWVNTSKNWKLSDFKGKIVLLDFWTYGCINCQHIIPDLDKLEKKFPNELVIIGVHSGKFSTEKENAKILSAIEKFGIHHPVVNDAGFKVWKEYHVNAWPTVVLINPKGEVVGKYSGEGVYKVMEPYIQKLAKEDKSIIDTKPIAFDLKKAPKTILRFPSKMIKSADGDVFISDSGHNRILLIDQEGNIKEKIGSEQEKLTDGSFHSASFNEPQGLSLIGNKLYVADTKDNSLREVDLVNKVVKTVSGDGRLGYYFGNSDWGVNVLPNSPWGLFHKGDNIYVANAGNHQILRFDLKNGEMYRFAGSGAEELENGTLKIAGFAQPSGIAGIGNDLYIADTEASAIRKIDLDKKEVTTLIGMGLFVFGDRDGPFRQALLQHVTSIKAHNGDLYIADTYNGKIKKLDLKTKEVSTVVGGLNEPNDLVFVSDNLIWISNTNDHEIVTYNMATKEKKVLNVKE